From Hippoglossus stenolepis isolate QCI-W04-F060 chromosome 6, HSTE1.2, whole genome shotgun sequence, a single genomic window includes:
- the otud3 gene encoding OTU domain-containing protein 3 has protein sequence MSRKQTSKPVRSNKKSELERKRDDRAARRAIVKDRKNRPQDGDEGAEFASFSIQLQALGLKLREVPGDGNCLFRALGDQLEGHSRGHLRLRQETVQYMTSYRQDFEPFVEDDVPFTQHLSSLSQPGTFAGNDAIVAFARSQQVKVVIHQLNTPLWEINGAEKQVCRELHIAYRYGDHYDSVRRVGDNSESPAQLRIENMQNSPGQQREFGDGQRERHKNPSPTAFEEDNVILSSIKNRGIQVDEENLLQLSAATINAEWLVGSVLGQSCQGQCSSGSCSACRATATDCSEHKQSAEGSNLQKPKVSNKQRKEQQRQEKKKRQEDRHRQKFLQSNGSQDQNQNLPESVTLVPALNTLSI, from the exons ATGTCAAGGAAACAGACATCAAAACCTGTGCGGAGCAATAAAAAGAGCGAACTGGAACGCAAGAGGGATGACCGGGCAGCTCGCCGGGCCATTGTGAAAGACCGCAAGAACCGGCCTCAGGATGGTGATGAAGGAGCAGAGTTTGCCAGTTTCTCCATTCAGCTCCAGGCACTGGGACTTAAGCTGAGAGAAGTCCCCGGGGATGG AAACTGCCTGTTCAGAGCTTTAGGCGACCAGTTAGAGGGTCACTCCCGGGGTCACCTGCGGCTTCGCCAGGAGACTGTCCAGTATATGACGTCCTATCGACAAGACTTTGAACCCTTCGTCGAAGATGATGTGCCCTTCACACAGCACT TGTCGAGCCTCTCTCAGCCCGGTACATTTGCTGGCAATGACGCTATTGTAGCCTTTGCTCGCAGTCAACAGGTGAAAGTGGTCATCCATCAGCTGAACACACCACTGTGGGAG ATAAATGGTGCAGAGAAGCAGGTGTGCAGAGAGCTACACATTGCCTACCGCTATGGAGATCATTATGACAGTGTCAGGCGGGTCGGAGACAACTCTGAAAGTCCTGCTCAGCTCCGCATAGAG AATATGCAGAATTCGCCAGGCCAGCAGCGTGAGTTTGGGGACGGTCAGAGGGAGCGACACAAAAACCCTTCCCCCACAGCCTTCGAGGAGGACAACGTGATCCTGAGCTCCATCAAGAATCGAGGAATCCAGG tTGATGAGGAGAACCTTCTCCAGCTGAGTGCAGCCACCATCAATGCTGAATGGCTTGTCGGCTCGGTGCTGGGTCAGTCCTGCCAGGGCCAATGCTCCTCAGGATCCTGCTCAGCCTGCAGAGCTACAGCCACAGACTGCAGCGAGCACAAGCAGTCAGCAGAGGGCAGCAACCTACAAAAACCTAAG GTATCAAACaagcagaggaaggagcagcagaggcaagagaagaagaagcgtcAGGAGGACAGGCATCGGCAAAAGTTTCTCCAGAGCAATGGAAGCCaggaccagaaccagaacctgCCGGAATCTGTTACTTTAGTACCAGCTCTCAACACTCTCAGTATATAG